The window CTGCGTCTTGCCGATATCCTTCAGGGTGAACCAGACCTGCTTGCCGTCCGGCGTTGCCGCGATGTTCGGGCAGAACGGGCTTTCCTGCTTCACCTTGGCGACGATGGTGTGATCGGCGACGGTGATGATATCGACTTCCGGATTGAAGGACGAGCAGACATAGCCGTATTTGCCGTCGGGCGAGAAAATCTGCATGCCGGGGCCGTTCGGCGTCTTGATGCGGGTCTTCTCTTCATAGGTCTTGCCGTCAAGCACCGAGACGTAGTCCTCGCCGCGCACGGTCACCCAGACTTCGTTGCCATCGGGCGTAAAGAACGCCTCATGCGGCGAGCGGCCGACATAGGTGGTGTGCTTGACCGCATTGGTGGCGGTGTCGATGAAGGTGACGGAGTTCGATCCGATCGAGACCACGGCCAGCGTCTTGTGGTCGGGCGAGAAACCCATGCCGTGGACCAGCACCTGGCCCTTGTAGAGCGGACTGAAATTGCCGGGCTGGGGATCGCCGAGACGGATCACGCCGAGCAGCTTGTTGTCGACGGGATCGGTGACCGAAACGGTGTTGGAGAATTGCTCGGCGGCGTAGATGCGGTCGCGGTGGCTGACCGGGATATCCGCATCGGAGCCGGCACCCGGCGCCTGACCGGCCGACGCAGCGGAGGCGAGCATGGTGCTGGCGAGCAGCGTCGCTAGAAACAGATGGCGCTTCATGGTGTGGGTCCTACTTCATCTTCATGGCTGGGGACATCGACATCGCGCCATGCGACATCGCGGAATGATCGGGGGCTGCGGCGGAAGCGGGCTGCGGCGAAGCCTGCGTCTGTGCGGCCGCCGATGGCGGCAGCGGCTGGTTCAGCGCCAGTCGCATCGCGACGATTTCCTGCTGCTGCTCGACGATGATCTCCTGCGCGATGCGCCGGAGCTGTTCGTTGTGGCCGTGGCGTAGTTCGGCCAACGCCATGTCGATGGCGCCCTGATGATGCGGGATCATCATTGCGGCAAAATCCGCATCGACGTCGCCGGTCGGCTTGACGGCCATGTCCGCCATCATCTTGTCCATAGCGGCGTTGTTTTCAGCGAGGAACGGCGCCTCGTTGACCGGCGCAGCGGACTGCGCGTGCAGGCCGAGCGGGCCGGCAAGACTGAGGTATGACGCGAGGATCAGCGTGGGTATTTTCGGTGACAGGAGAAGCGGCAAGTGACGATCCCTTCAGGCAATGAATGATGGGCCTTCGGGGAGTGGACTCGGCCGCCGCCGGATTATTCCGTGGGCAGAGATTTTTTTGAGGGGGAACTCACGTCTTTCCAGTTGTCAAAATGTCGATGGCCGGGATGAGACCCGGCCATGACGCACTTCAGTTGTTTGCAGGCGTTGGAATACCTACGGCGCCGGGATCGCCAGCAGGCTGGAGATGCTGCTGCCGCGGATGTCGTAGACCCTTGCGAACACCACGTCGTCGCGCTTGATCTCGGCGATCACGGGGGCGGTAAGGCCCTTGCAGTAGAATTCGCCGAGCGTCATGGCGAAGTCGGCGGCGTGGCTGTCCCAGCCGATGGTGAAGTCCGGACCGAGCGCGACCTGCGCCGGGCGCTGCGGGCCGCACACCGCGACCTTCCACTTGCGGCCATGCGGTGGGCTTTCC is drawn from Nitrobacteraceae bacterium AZCC 2146 and contains these coding sequences:
- a CDS encoding hypothetical protein (product_source=Hypo-rule applied; cleavage_site_network=SignalP-noTM; pfam=PF03713), yielding MPLLLSPKIPTLILASYLSLAGPLGLHAQSAAPVNEAPFLAENNAAMDKMMADMAVKPTGDVDADFAAMMIPHHQGAIDMALAELRHGHNEQLRRIAQEIIVEQQQEIVAMRLALNQPLPPSAAAQTQASPQPASAAAPDHSAMSHGAMSMSPAMKMK